Proteins from a genomic interval of Colias croceus chromosome 2, ilColCroc2.1:
- the LOC123700035 gene encoding uncharacterized protein LOC123700035, which translates to MFTSLSYLKKHTPENGTDRESYLSLLVDEFINSSSYDAKCQVLANLANFAYDPINYGFIRDVGVLDIFLYVIKNETNSKLLQFATTGICNLCPDPLNAAYLIKHDALKPLHDLLKSEESEIVADVITIFIYLSEETKTLLNDYEISQQMQILKESNDKVLSHLATIFLEQEAAFKAGDKIRIQKTLTQKDLDTFSNLTSDHNYLHKNNGNKRPIVHGAFLNGLVAGLIGTHLPGPGTILVSQTMKFPNKCFVGEKLTISVELVDVRKLLKVKFFCVVEEEKKVVFEGEAKLMLICNCDEVISLREEIWKNNKKNHTNHQITMQGIRRLATVAACLWLVAAIDARRKLKRDQHESLKTIDVIDFDDDDSELEPCQCGVFMSQQMGFKDGRRTKPRGPPQGEPVVTYDTEGPILPCGSSGFKQCISKCLDVILKYLPRAGPVICGAVERDVHRERAFLFIRNCGGDWSPTNFSAGKEFCCTDGQHHKC; encoded by the exons ATGTTTACAAGTTTATCCTATCTAAAGAAACATACACCAGAAAATGGAACTGACCGTGAAAGTTATTTATCATTACTCGTAgacgaatttattaattcttcTTCTTACG ATGCTAAGTGCCAAGTGCTTGCAAATTTAGCTAATTTTGCTTATGACCCAATAAACTATGGTTTCATACGCGATGTTGGAGttttagacatttttttatatgttatcaAGAATGAAACTAATTCCAAACTTTTGCAATTTGCAACTACAGGGATTTGTAACTTGTGTCCAg ATCCCCTGAATGCcgcttatttaattaaacatgatGCTCTGAAACCTTTACATGATTTATTGAAATCTGAAGAGAGTGAAATTGTTGCTGATGTaattactatatttatttatctttctgAAGAGACAAAAACATTACTGAACGATTATGAAATCTCACAACaaatgcaaatattaaaagaatcTAATGATAAAGTGCTATCACATTTGGCCACAATATTTTTAGAGCAAGA AGCAGCTTTTAAGGCGGgtgataaaataagaatacaGAAAACATTGACGCAAAAGGATTTGGATACATTCTCAAATCTTACAAGTGACCATAATTACTTGCACAAAAATAATGGTAACAAGAGGCCGATAGTGCATGGAGCCTTTCTAAATGGCCTGGTGGCTGGTCTGATTGGAACACATCTACCTGGCCCGGGTACCATTCTTGTCTCACAAACAATGAAGTTTCCTAACAAGTGTTTTGTAGGCGAGAAGTTAACAATTAGCGTCGAACTTGTTGATGTACGAAAATTGTTGAAAGTTAAATTCTTCTGTGTCGTGGAAGAAGAAAAGAAGGTTGTATTCGAAGGAGAAGCAAAGCTGATGTTA ATATGTAACTGTGATGAAGTGATTAGTTTAAGGGaagaaatttggaaaaat aataaaaaaaatcataccaa TCATCAGATCACAATGCAAGGAATCCGGCGGTTGGCGACGGTGGCCGCGTGTTTGTGGTTAGTTGCCGCGATCGACGCCAGGCGCAAACTTAAGCGTGACCAGCACGAGAGCTTGAAGACTATAGATGTAATTGACTTCGATGATGACGATAGTGAG TTGGAGCCATGTCAATGCGGGGTGTTCATGTCGCAACAAATGGGCTTCAAAGATGGCCGTCGGACGAAACCTCGTGGTCCGCCACAGGGAGAGCCCGTGGTCACATACGACACTGAAGGTCCGATCCTACCATGTGGTTCCAGCGGCTTCAAACAATGCATTTCTAAATGCCTAGATGTG attttgaaatatttgccGCGTGCCGGCCCAGTGATCTGTGGCGCGGTAGAGCGCGACGTGCACCGCGAGAGGGCGTTCCTTTTCATTCGAAACTGCGGCGGCGACTGGAGTCCAACCAATTTCTCTGCTGGCAAGGAGTTCTGCTGTACTGACGGGCAACACCACAAATGCTAA
- the LOC123705706 gene encoding hydroxyacyl-thioester dehydratase type 2, mitochondrial-like: MNRMLSNRFPYIAVNNKNYQKICKLHTTSFSRAAFKAGDKIRIQKTLTQKDLDTFSNLTSDHNYLHKNNGNKRPIVHGAFLNGLVAGLIGTHLPGPGTILVSQTMKFPNKCFVGEKLTISVELVDVRKLLKVKFFCVVEEEKKVVFEGEAKLMLVKDS, encoded by the coding sequence atgaacagaATGCTGTCAAACAGGTTTCCATACATTGCAGTGAACAATAAAAACTaccaaaaaatatgtaaattacaCACAACATCATTTAGCAGAGCAGCTTTTAAGGCGGgtgataaaataagaatacaGAAAACATTGACGCAAAAGGATTTGGATACATTCTCAAATCTTACAAGTGACCATAATTACTTGCACAAAAATAATGGTAACAAGAGGCCGATAGTGCATGGAGCCTTTCTAAATGGCCTGGTGGCTGGTCTGATTGGAACACATCTACCTGGCCCGGGTACCATTCTTGTCTCACAAACAATGAAGTTTCCTAACAAGTGTTTTGTAGGCGAGAAGTTAACAATTAGCGTCGAACTTGTTGATGTACGAAAATTGTTGAAAGTTAAATTCTTCTGTGTCGTGGAAGAAGAAAAGAAGGTTGTATTCGAAGGAGAAGCAAAGCTGATGTTAGTGAAGGACTCTTAG
- the LOC123705680 gene encoding eukaryotic translation initiation factor 2A gives MASTPNITGLTNKNLFLVDFQEPYTEKVLRDETTPNIRSVVFSPKGNYLAYRTDRKVEILKCADWSVTATIDGNVKDMFFSPLDTYFISWEMFFTTKDNPQGKPNLRVFNSQTGENIGSFIQKNQIGWQPKWSSDEKLFAIHANNRILIYEDAKLDRYTHNVQAEKLQAYSISPSPAPAYYFSIFTLGKSGQPSFWRIFKFPQFDISNAIVSRSSFQADKATFNWNRRGTNVFTMTQTDVDKTGGSYYGKQALSYGDIKGNGGNMTFSKEGPIHAIAWNPGNWNEWVAVYGHAPAKATLFNAKCDPLYEFGTGAWNAIYFPPEGNIVLLGGFGNIATGHISVWDLRGCKKLGECSAPDTTYLQWDPRGETFITATTYPRLTVGNGYKIWHYTGALMHKRECVEKENLLSIIWRPGTYPKSELSKTVPKGIEVAAPKATAYRPPAARNKPSTFIMHEHEKPHKPGQNAEAAPSKQAIKQKEKREARKARKAEEKATDKGDTPPSTPSSRAPFVSTGDPEKDKKIRNVNKKLNDIDKLKQQKAAGKQLELNQLAKIENEAALLQELEQLKL, from the exons ATGGCTTCAACACCGAATATAACCG GCTTAACAAACAAGAATTTATTTCTTGTCGACTTTCAAGAACCATACACGGAAAAAGTTTTGAGGGATGAAACTACACCAAACATACGGAGTGTCGTATTCAGTCCTAAGGGAAACTATTTGGCCTACAGAACAGATAGAAA GGTTGAGATACTGAAATGTGCAGACTGGTCTGTAACAGCTACAATTGATGGGAATGTTAAGGACATGTTTTTCTCTCCTTTGGACACTTACTTCATATCATGGGAAATGTTCTTCACAACAAAAGACAATCCTCAG GGAAAGCCCAATCTACGGGTATTTAATTCACAAACTGGAGAGAACATTGGctcatttattcaaaaaaatcaaattggtTG GCAACCAAAATGGTCATcggatgaaaagttatttgcAATTCACGCAAATAATAGAATACTTATCTATGAGGATGCTAAATTGGACAGATACACACACAATGTGCAAGCGGAAAAACTGCAAGCGTACAGCATATCACCAAGTCCAGCACCGGCATACTATTTCTCCATTTTTACATTAG GTAAATCTGGTCAGCCGTCATTCTGGCGTATATTTAAATTCCCCCAATTTGACATCAGCAATGCGATTGTGAGCCGATCCTCATTCCAAGCTGATAAAGCAACATTTAACTGGAATAGACGTGGTACTAATGTATTTACCATGACACAGACAGAt GTAGATAAAACAGGAGGTTCTTATTATGGGAAGCAAGCTTTATCTTATGGTGACATTAAAGGAAATGGTGGAAATATGACATTCA gCAAAGAAGGACCAATCCACGCGATTGCATGGAATCCGGGCAACTGGAACGAGTGGGTCGCTGTGTACGGACACGCGCCCGCTAAGGCGACGCTCTTCAACGCTAAGTGCGACCCGTTGTACGAGTTTGGAACTGGGGCATGGAACGCCATATACTTTCCCCCTGAAGGAAATA TAGTGCTGCTAGGTGGTTTCGGGAACATAGCGACTGGTCACATATCGGTTTGGGATTTACGTGGTTGCAAGAAGCTGGGAGAATGCTCAGCGCCAGACACTACTTACTTGCAGTGGGATCCGCGGGGAGAAACATTCATCACCGCTACCACTTACCCTAGACTCACTGTTGGAAATGG GTACAAAATCTGGCACTACACTGGAGCGCTAATGCACAAACGCGAGTGCGTAGAAAAAGAGAATTTACTGTCAATCATTTGGCGGCCGGGCACATATCCAAAGAGTGAATTGTCCAAAACAGTGCCCAAAGGGATAGAAGTCGCCGCGCCGAAGGCCACTGCGTACAGACCACCAGCGGCTCGCAATAAACCATCCACATTCATTATGCATGAACATGAGAAACCTCATAAACCTGGACAAAATGCCGAGG CCGCCCCATCAAAGCAAGCGATAAAGCAAAAGGAAAAACGCGAAGCGCGCAAAGCACGTAAAGCGGAAGAGAAGGCGACAGATAAAGGTGACACTCCCCCCAGCACACCCTCCAGCCGGGCGCCATTCGTGTCCACGGGCGACCCGGAGAAGGATAAAAAGATTAGAAATGTTAATAAG aaACTTAATGACATAGACAAACTAAAACAACAGAAGGCAGCCGGAAAGCAATTGGAACTCAATCAGTTAGcgaaaattgaaaatgaagCTGCTTTGCTGCAAGAACTTGAGCAGCTCAAATTAtga